From a single Sparus aurata chromosome 13, fSpaAur1.1, whole genome shotgun sequence genomic region:
- the LOC115593931 gene encoding protein FAM122A: MERMEVDQCAGAAGGAGGGALRRSNSAPMITSVSDGMTVFSPVSSARYRRSSVSINPSCPSQLVPLSPFSLTGDRHDHKRQEENMEMTLRGSLQRLSSSSLIPVPPVSQWHDHASVWFQSQDSGVTPNSSPSPTRRFRPAVSATVRWPALTPLKRKGGVESDGPPKKLFVAGVTDPTNRSSYTVSVSQSVADSPPAGGVSPQSSPLSLSPPPAFTPFTSHQHPGH; this comes from the exons ATGGAACGGATGGAAGTGGACCAGTGCGCAGGCGCAGCTGGCGGGGCAGGAGGCGGGGCACTCCGTAGATCGAACAGCGCCCCCATGATCACCAGTGTCAG TGACGGGATGACGGTCTTCAGTCCCGTGTCCTCGGCTCGATACAGACGCAGCAGCGTCTCCATCAACCCCAGCTGCCCGTCACAG ctcgtTCCTCTCTCACCTTTCTCCCTGACCGGAGACAGACACGACCACaagagacag GAGGAGAACATGGAGATGACGCTCAGAGGGAGTCTGCAGAGGCTGAG TTCTTCCAGTTTGATCCCAGttcctccagtcagtcagtgGCACGACCACGCGTCAGTG tggtTCCAGTCACAGGACAGCGGCGTCACGCCCAACTCCTCACCAAGTCCCACCAGGAGGTTCAG aCCAGCCGTCAGTGCCACTGTGAGGTGGCCTGCACTCACTCCGCTCAAGAGAAAag GAGGGGTGGAGTCAGACGGACCCCCGAAGAAGCTTTTTGTTGCCGGGGTGACAGATCCCACCAACCGCAGCAGCTACACAGTCAG TGTCTCTCAGTCGGTGGCCGACTCTCCGCCTGCAGGTGGTGTCAGTCCTCAGTCcagccctctctccctctctcctccccccgcCTTCACCCCCTTCACCTCCCACCAGCACCCCGGACACTAG
- the LOC115593853 gene encoding schwannomin-interacting protein 1 translates to MHWEDLSQRIAELEKQEQERMERSKRGTGVRVEESQGGVWRDVWEEEEEDFRRCRVTQRFHNHRNLQLCFINNSDSEDEEEGGSKKVSKGTGGNGCHAAGLKQEVATALRALRDKLLAEQKEKEHLAGSSSVSKRKHLERWELQECSEQQLSSLRASLQQDVHALSSELVAHLLVRDQLRTKQDAMLLDVQDLT, encoded by the exons atgcactgggAGGACCTGAGCCAGCGGATAGCTGAGTTGGAGaaacaggagcaggagaggatggagaggtcaaag AGGGGGACGGGggtgagggtggaggagagtcagGGGGGAGTGTGGAGAGACGtctgggaggaagaggaggaagacttcaGGAGGTGTCGAGTGACGCAGAG ATTTCACAACCACAGAAACCTGCAGCTGTGCTTCATCAACAACAGCGACAgtgaagacgaggaggaaggaggcagCAAAAAG GTTTCCAAGGGAACGGGTGGCAACGGTTGCCATGCCGCTGGgctaaaacaggaagtggccaCGGCTCTGAGGGCGCTGAGAGACAAACTGCTGGCTGaacagaaggagaaggag catcTGGCcggcagcagcagtgtttccaAGCGGAAACATCTGGAGCGCTGGGAGCTGCAGGAGTGTtcagagcagcagctcagcagcttGAGAGCATCACTACAACAGGACGTAcacg CTCTGAGCTCCGAGCTGGTGGCCCACCTGTTGGTACGAGACCAGCTGAGGACGAAGCAGGACGCCATGCTGCTGGACGTGCAGGACCTGACCTAA
- the LOC115593576 gene encoding P2Y purinoceptor 6, translating into MGLSQASNITPDIGLAAAAAAAVVSNHPNTSGTSTLPPSSCSIDESYKYVFLPVCYSLTFLFSLTLNSVVLLRSCRHHGGCCSGISGGGRRWNTSLIYMVNLATTDLMYGLSLPFLVASYVLRDRWVFGDFMCRLVRFLFYFNLYCSIFFLTCISVHRYLGICHPMRTITLESKRVVKATCALVWVVVFILTCPIFRFAQTGYVKRGGGGVIEPGGPREGWNSSGSELDDQEGYMNCWDDAIDKEFADYVPYGIVLHLIGFFVPFVIIAWCYSQVVRTIFRTLRSPPSSIEGGEDGPVGDGATEGVRDRERTSVSISGSQYSHYIRRRRKSIKTIVTITLLFALCFLPFHVTRTLFLLLRRGQLGGCNVMKTVSICYKVTRPLASCNAWLNALLYFLTGDKGAPCCWPAEPTVRRDRRSGSLWWPLKILKKDGVGEDDQEAAEKVEREVHMENESKSSRVIF; encoded by the exons ATGGGACTGAGCCAAGCCTCCAACATCACCCCAGACATCGGTttggcggcagcagcagcggcggcggtggTGAGCAACCACCCCAACACCTCTGGCACCTCCACCCTTCCTCCGTCGTCCTGCAGCATCGATGAATCCTATAAGTACGTCTTCCTGCCCGTCTGCTACTCGCTGACCTTCCTCTTCAGCCTCACCCTCAACTCCGTGgtgctgctgcgctcctgcCGCCACCACGGCGGCTGCTGCAGCGGCATCAGCGGCGGTGGACGGCGCTGGAACACCTCGCTGATCTACATGGTGAACCTGGCCACCACCGACCTGATGTACGGACTGTCGCTGCCCTTCCTGGTGGCGAGCTACGTGCTGAGGGACCGCTGGGTGTTCGGGGACTTCATGTGCCGCCTCGTCCGCTTCCTCTTCTACTTCAACCTCTACTGCTCCATCTTCTTCCTCACCTGCATCTCTGTGCACAG GTACCTGGGGATCTGCCACCCAATGAGGACCATCACTCTGGAGAGTAAGCGGGTGGTGAAGGCGACCTGTGCACTGGTGTGGGTGGTGGTCTTCATCCTCACCTGCCCCATCTTCAGGTTCGCGCAGACAGGATACGTCAAGAGAGGAGGCGGCGGGGTCATTGAGCCTGGAGGGCCGAGGGAAGGCTGGAACAGTTCTGGATCTGAGTTGGACGACCAGGAGGGGTACATGAACTGCTGGGATGACGCCATCGATAAGGAGTTTGCCGATTACGTCCCATACGGCATCGTCCTCCACCTGATTGGCTTCTTTGTGCCCTTTGTGATCATTGCCTGGTGCTACTCTCAGGTGGTTAGGACGATATTTCGGACCCTGCGGTCCCCTCCCAGCTCGATAGAGGGCGGCGAGGACGGTCCGGTGGGAGACGGCGCTACAGAAGGAGTTAGAGATCGGGAGAGAACCTCGGTCTCCATCTCCGGATCGCAGTACTCGCACTACATACGGCGGCGACGGAAATCCATTAAAACCATCGTAACCATCACGCTGCTATTCGCGCTCTGCTTCCTGCCCTTCCACGTGACGCGGACGCTCTTCCTGCTCCTGCGGCGGGGGCAACTCGGCGGCTGCAACGTCATGAAGACTGTCTCCATCTGCTACAAAGTCACCCGGCCGCTGGCCTCCTGCAACGCCTGGCTCAACGCACTCCTTTACTTCCTGACGGGGGATAAGGGCGCCCCCTGCTGCTGGCCGGCAGAACCGACTGTCCGCAGAGACCGCCGGAGCGGCTCCCTCTGGTGGCCATTGAAGATTCTGAAAAAAGACGGTGTGGGAGAAGACGaccaggaggcagcagagaagGTTGAAAGAGAGGTGCACATGGAGAACGAGTCCAAGTCTTCCCGGGTCATCTTCTAG